From one Nocardioides yefusunii genomic stretch:
- a CDS encoding DUF445 domain-containing protein has product MTPQTAVSPTGAAAGPTPITTPDPDQDAARRRGLRIMRGVATTLLLLAALVYVLTHGRDGAWGYVNAASEAAMVGAIADWFAVTALFRHPLGLPIPHTALIPRRKDDLGRGLQDFVGDNFLAEHVVRDAVAGAEIPARVGDWLADEAHAKKVVDEGSEVLGAALAKVRDEHVSDFIVQGLVPRFREEPISPLVGTLLAEVVADGAHHGLVDLAVVELHRWLVANPESFTSMLESRAPWWSPPKVNEAVIGKLHEYALRWLEDIRDDADSEARQALDSLLAQLATDLLADGPTQDRTEALKNRLLDHPQLTQTAVSLWTALRRALVGSLADPEGAVRERALVEVTAFGARLRTDAVLRERLTVLAQDAATFLVERYGREVTGVIGQTIERWDGAEASEKIELHVGRDLQFIRINGTVVGGLVGLLIHALSQFLG; this is encoded by the coding sequence ACTCCACAGACTGCTGTGTCCCCGACGGGTGCCGCCGCCGGGCCGACGCCGATCACCACCCCCGACCCCGACCAGGATGCGGCTCGCCGTCGTGGTCTGAGGATCATGCGCGGCGTCGCCACCACGCTGCTCCTCCTCGCCGCACTGGTCTACGTGCTCACCCACGGCCGCGACGGCGCCTGGGGCTACGTCAACGCCGCCTCCGAGGCCGCGATGGTCGGTGCGATCGCGGACTGGTTCGCGGTCACCGCACTGTTCCGTCACCCCCTGGGGCTGCCGATCCCGCACACCGCGTTGATCCCGCGCCGCAAGGACGACCTCGGGCGAGGCCTGCAGGACTTCGTCGGGGACAACTTCCTGGCCGAGCACGTGGTGCGCGACGCCGTGGCCGGTGCCGAGATCCCGGCTCGGGTCGGTGACTGGCTGGCCGACGAGGCGCATGCGAAGAAGGTGGTCGACGAAGGCTCCGAGGTGCTCGGTGCGGCGCTGGCCAAGGTGCGTGACGAGCACGTCAGCGACTTCATCGTCCAGGGGCTCGTGCCGCGCTTCCGTGAGGAGCCGATCTCGCCGTTGGTCGGCACCCTGCTCGCCGAGGTCGTCGCGGACGGTGCCCATCACGGACTGGTGGACCTCGCTGTCGTCGAGCTGCACCGGTGGCTCGTCGCCAACCCGGAGTCGTTCACCTCGATGCTGGAGTCGCGGGCACCATGGTGGTCCCCGCCGAAGGTCAACGAGGCCGTCATCGGCAAGTTGCACGAGTACGCACTGCGCTGGCTCGAGGACATTCGTGACGACGCCGACAGCGAGGCGCGTCAGGCGCTCGACTCGCTGCTGGCCCAGCTCGCCACCGACCTGCTCGCCGACGGTCCCACCCAGGACCGCACCGAGGCGTTGAAGAACCGGCTCCTGGACCACCCCCAGCTCACCCAGACCGCGGTCTCGCTCTGGACCGCCCTGCGTCGTGCACTGGTCGGTTCCCTGGCCGACCCCGAGGGCGCGGTCCGTGAGCGCGCCCTGGTCGAGGTCACGGCCTTCGGTGCCCGGCTGCGCACCGACGCGGTGCTGCGTGAGCGTCTGACCGTGCTGGCCCAGGATGCCGCGACGTTCCTGGTGGAGCGGTACGGACGTGAGGTCACCGGCGTGATCGGTCAGACCATCGAGCGCTGGGACGGCGCGGAGGCGTCGGAGAAGATCGAGCTGCACGTCGGTCGGGACCTGCAGTTCATCCGGATCAACGGCACCGTCGTGGGTGGTCTGGTGGGGCTCCTGATCCACGCCCTGAGCCAGTTCCTGGGCTGA